One region of Aminobacterium colombiense DSM 12261 genomic DNA includes:
- a CDS encoding FtsW/RodA/SpoVE family cell cycle protein, producing the protein MSEKAQRVDPLLWIIPLVLNCLGIVMIVSLTSPQSMESWGSPFIIGFKQVQWSFLGLCAMFIMYLLPISLWKKVSGPLWVFGFLLSFSTLIPGLGIEAGGAKRWIDVGALQFQPLELLLLATVIHLSKCLTRSELSSSRKFWTITMAMIFFSALPLLMQPDIGGMLLLAVICMGIQVENQGWCYPLIIGIGGISLLFPILIKESYRLRRYVAFLDPWKEPLDSGFQVIQGLVAFANGGLIGVGIGKGLQKMNYLPAAHTDYIFAAIGEEFGFIGTGLVVFLFTIWVVRCYKIYRQAQDPFMRTLLWGLVISVLVPFFINVGGVLKLMPLTGMPLPFISYGGSSLLMMWVRAGLIVRITKEIAGAQS; encoded by the coding sequence GTGAGCGAGAAGGCACAGCGCGTGGATCCTCTTCTTTGGATCATTCCTCTTGTGCTGAACTGTTTGGGAATCGTTATGATAGTATCTCTCACTTCGCCACAATCTATGGAATCGTGGGGATCTCCTTTTATTATTGGGTTCAAACAGGTTCAGTGGAGCTTTTTAGGGCTTTGTGCCATGTTTATCATGTACTTGCTTCCCATTTCACTATGGAAGAAAGTGAGCGGCCCTCTCTGGGTGTTTGGTTTCCTCCTCTCCTTTAGCACTCTAATACCGGGACTGGGAATAGAGGCAGGGGGAGCAAAACGCTGGATAGATGTAGGAGCCCTTCAATTTCAACCTTTAGAGCTTTTACTCTTGGCTACGGTTATTCATTTATCTAAATGCCTCACTCGATCAGAGCTTTCTTCATCTAGGAAGTTTTGGACTATAACAATGGCAATGATTTTTTTCTCTGCCCTGCCTCTTCTAATGCAGCCGGACATAGGAGGAATGCTTCTTCTGGCTGTGATTTGTATGGGAATCCAAGTGGAAAATCAAGGATGGTGCTACCCTTTGATTATTGGTATTGGGGGTATATCTCTCCTTTTCCCCATATTAATAAAAGAAAGCTATCGTCTTCGTAGATATGTAGCATTTCTTGATCCATGGAAAGAGCCCCTTGACAGTGGTTTCCAGGTTATACAGGGCCTTGTCGCCTTTGCGAACGGCGGACTTATTGGAGTTGGAATAGGGAAAGGCCTTCAGAAAATGAACTATCTTCCGGCAGCACATACGGACTATATATTTGCTGCAATAGGTGAGGAGTTTGGATTTATTGGAACTGGTCTAGTGGTTTTCCTTTTTACTATCTGGGTTGTTAGGTGTTACAAAATATACAGACAGGCGCAAGACCCCTTTATGAGAACCCTTTTATGGGGGCTTGTGATATCAGTACTAGTTCCTTTCTTCATTAATGTAGGAGGAGTTTTGAAATTAATGCCACTTACTGGAATGCCCTTGCCTTTTATAAGTTACGGGGGGAGCTCTCTGTTAATGATGTGGGTACGAGCCGGTCTCATTGTTCGTATAACAAAAGAGATTGCAGGTGCACAGTCATGA
- a CDS encoding UDP-N-acetylglucosamine--N-acetylmuramyl-(pentapeptide) pyrophosphoryl-undecaprenol N-acetylglucosamine transferase, producing the protein MKKLFFVAGGTGGHIFPAISLGQWIEEREMKNVKIEYICGSRPLEWEIFSQNNIAPTVLPIEGSPLGVLKAGKVIRRLGSLFSAFLQSVSLIREDRPDVCVLFGGYVSFPPMLACLLHRIPLVIHEQNSVAGKVTRLAKKFGIPVLSGWQECRPLEKDQFNYVGIPIRKFKKVDRIEAWGKLYTGVDFPKGAIVGVLSGSLTSSPLFKTICELASAPDLKNVTFLVVGGKGRCPDINTLIAVERQWDMSIIYSVVDAVIARAGASTLSELMVLNIPSLIVPWRGASDGHQVRNAVLFEKETMGNFVWDEQASVFELKHHLIDCVSKVDNGTKLDERSQRGFEDRSCERIWDVLISLMRRESL; encoded by the coding sequence ATGAAAAAATTGTTTTTTGTAGCGGGAGGAACAGGAGGACACATTTTTCCAGCTATTTCTCTTGGGCAATGGATCGAAGAAAGAGAAATGAAGAACGTAAAAATAGAATATATCTGTGGTTCAAGGCCCCTGGAATGGGAAATATTCAGTCAGAATAACATTGCCCCAACGGTATTGCCCATAGAAGGCTCTCCCCTTGGGGTTTTAAAAGCAGGGAAGGTCATTCGCCGATTGGGGAGTCTTTTTTCCGCTTTTTTGCAGTCCGTTTCCCTGATCAGGGAAGATCGTCCCGATGTTTGTGTCCTTTTTGGCGGATATGTTTCTTTTCCACCTATGCTAGCGTGTTTATTACATAGGATACCGCTGGTTATTCATGAGCAAAATTCTGTAGCCGGGAAAGTAACTCGTTTAGCAAAGAAATTTGGTATTCCCGTGCTCTCTGGATGGCAAGAGTGCCGCCCTTTAGAAAAGGATCAATTTAATTATGTTGGAATTCCAATTCGTAAGTTTAAAAAGGTTGACCGTATAGAAGCTTGGGGTAAACTATATACAGGGGTTGATTTTCCAAAGGGCGCTATTGTTGGGGTGCTTAGTGGGTCATTAACGAGCTCGCCACTTTTTAAAACTATATGTGAATTGGCATCTGCGCCTGATCTCAAAAACGTTACTTTTCTAGTAGTGGGAGGAAAAGGACGATGTCCCGATATAAATACTCTTATAGCTGTTGAAAGACAGTGGGATATGTCTATAATCTATTCGGTTGTCGATGCTGTTATAGCGCGAGCAGGGGCTTCTACCTTATCCGAACTCATGGTTCTTAACATCCCATCGCTTATTGTCCCCTGGCGTGGCGCTTCTGATGGTCACCAAGTGCGGAATGCCGTGCTATTTGAGAAAGAAACTATGGGAAATTTCGTATGGGATGAGCAGGCCTCTGTATTTGAATTAAAACACCATCTCATTGATTGTGTTTCGAAAGTCGATAATGGTACGAAGCTTGACGAGAGATCTCAGAGGGGATTTGAAGATCGTAGTTGTGAAAGGATCTGGGATGTTCTAATCTCGTTAATGCGAAGGGAGAGTCTGTGA
- the murC gene encoding UDP-N-acetylmuramate--L-alanine ligase → MDLIISNLKGINRIHLMGIGGAGMSGLALLLKDLGYDVSGCDVNWTSYVDKVIQDNIGFVLHHGKEHLDDFSPDLIVYSSAIPEDNEELLHAKRRGIPTAKRGEVLSWIFDSQYGIGIAGTHGKTTTSSMIALILEQSGLSPTLAIGGELCDIGVNAKLGEGPYMVAELDESDGSFEGFHPNIAVLTNADWDHVNHYPTFDSVIEAFGRFLVNPKDDGVVVLCGEDVGLTRILDENHLKNEVITYGWGSAWDWGAYNVEHVPGGGVSFSVAKNGKFVDEVKLSVSGDHNIMNALAACVVADRLEVPFPLIKKTLKTFRGAKRRLQYIGSTNGMDIYDDYGHHPREIAATLNTLSQMFPERRLNVVFQPHRFSRTAAMYKDFADVLLLADRLFLLPVYGADEEPIEGIDSNLIYSELQLRQYKNCILCSDMYDAVALLKESMEEGDVVVTVGAGDVSAVGEMLVEVKEKRVV, encoded by the coding sequence TTGGACTTAATAATATCAAACTTAAAGGGAATTAACAGAATTCACCTCATGGGTATAGGCGGGGCAGGCATGAGCGGACTCGCCCTCTTGCTGAAAGATCTTGGATACGATGTAAGTGGGTGCGATGTGAATTGGACGTCATATGTGGATAAAGTAATTCAGGATAATATTGGCTTTGTTCTTCATCACGGTAAAGAGCATCTTGATGATTTTTCCCCAGACCTAATTGTTTATAGCAGTGCTATTCCAGAAGATAACGAGGAGCTCCTTCATGCCAAAAGGAGGGGTATCCCCACAGCTAAAAGAGGAGAAGTGCTGAGCTGGATATTCGATTCCCAATATGGGATTGGCATCGCTGGAACTCACGGCAAAACCACAACCTCATCCATGATCGCTCTCATCCTTGAGCAGTCCGGGTTGAGCCCTACATTAGCTATAGGTGGCGAACTTTGCGATATAGGAGTGAACGCTAAACTTGGAGAGGGTCCCTATATGGTTGCAGAACTTGATGAAAGCGACGGTTCTTTTGAAGGGTTTCATCCCAACATAGCTGTTTTAACAAATGCTGATTGGGATCATGTGAACCATTATCCTACTTTTGATAGTGTAATTGAAGCCTTTGGTAGGTTCTTAGTTAATCCTAAAGATGACGGTGTAGTTGTCCTTTGCGGTGAAGATGTGGGATTGACAAGGATACTTGATGAAAATCATCTTAAAAATGAAGTAATCACCTATGGTTGGGGCAGTGCCTGGGATTGGGGCGCTTATAACGTTGAACATGTCCCTGGCGGCGGAGTTTCCTTTTCTGTGGCAAAAAATGGGAAGTTTGTAGACGAAGTTAAACTTTCAGTTTCTGGAGATCACAATATAATGAATGCGCTGGCAGCTTGTGTAGTAGCAGATCGTCTTGAAGTTCCCTTCCCTTTGATTAAAAAGACCCTGAAAACTTTCCGGGGGGCAAAACGACGGTTACAGTATATTGGTTCTACAAATGGTATGGACATTTATGATGACTACGGTCACCATCCACGGGAAATAGCGGCGACTCTGAACACTCTATCCCAAATGTTTCCAGAAAGACGACTTAATGTTGTTTTTCAGCCCCATCGCTTTTCCCGTACAGCCGCTATGTACAAGGATTTTGCAGATGTTCTGCTCCTGGCGGATAGGCTTTTTCTATTACCAGTCTATGGGGCAGATGAGGAACCCATAGAAGGTATTGATTCCAATCTTATTTACTCCGAACTGCAGCTTCGCCAGTACAAGAACTGTATTCTTTGCTCCGATATGTATGATGCTGTCGCCCTTCTCAAAGAATCTATGGAAGAGGGAGACGTTGTCGTTACGGTAGGGGCGGGAGATGTTTCCGCGGTAGGTGAGATGCTTGTTGAAGTGAAGGAGAAACGGGTGGTTTAA
- the murB gene encoding UDP-N-acetylmuramate dehydrogenase, translating to MTPCNVALLKRSIAGPVREHFPLSPLTTFGVGGSADVCIWPASTQDLVTLVKMKEDTSLNIIGGGSNLIISDGDIKGFVLCTKYLSSFSLFRKNNEVDIEVGTGVSLGVLVSFGLRYGFSGMEFGIGIPGTVGGAIIGNAGVQGETVSDVIQWVEVVDESGEVLRFKKEELPWGYRRSVLQERNYIVTACGLRLQAKDPYWVKEKADNFLQKRKSQPRGFKSAGCIFKNPDGESAGKLLDECGCKGLRVGGAIVSEAHANFILNMGDAKAADIWALIEECRRRVFEKTGYVLELEVRGF from the coding sequence ATGACCCCCTGCAATGTCGCATTATTGAAACGAAGTATAGCGGGACCTGTGAGAGAACATTTTCCTCTTTCGCCCCTTACAACCTTTGGTGTGGGGGGTAGTGCTGATGTTTGTATCTGGCCTGCTTCTACACAAGATCTTGTGACTCTTGTAAAAATGAAAGAGGATACTTCGCTCAATATTATAGGAGGAGGAAGCAATCTTATAATTTCAGATGGCGACATAAAGGGTTTCGTCCTTTGTACAAAATACCTATCATCCTTTTCTCTTTTTAGAAAGAACAATGAGGTAGACATAGAAGTTGGGACCGGAGTTTCTCTAGGAGTCCTTGTTTCTTTCGGGTTACGCTATGGTTTTAGCGGAATGGAGTTTGGTATCGGGATTCCTGGAACTGTAGGCGGCGCTATCATAGGAAATGCAGGTGTTCAAGGAGAAACTGTTTCAGATGTAATACAATGGGTTGAAGTTGTAGATGAGAGTGGAGAGGTGCTTCGTTTTAAGAAAGAAGAATTGCCCTGGGGCTACCGACGATCAGTTCTTCAGGAAAGAAACTATATAGTGACAGCGTGTGGTTTGCGTTTACAGGCAAAAGATCCATATTGGGTGAAAGAAAAGGCTGATAATTTTTTGCAAAAAAGAAAATCCCAGCCTCGTGGTTTTAAAAGTGCCGGATGTATTTTCAAAAATCCTGACGGCGAGAGTGCCGGGAAGCTGTTAGATGAATGCGGCTGCAAGGGACTTCGAGTAGGCGGTGCCATAGTATCTGAGGCCCATGCCAACTTCATTCTCAATATGGGTGATGCTAAGGCAGCGGACATCTGGGCTCTGATAGAAGAGTGCCGAAGAAGAGTGTTTGAGAAGACGGGGTATGTTCTAGAGCTTGAAGTGAGGGGCTTTTGA
- the ftsA gene encoding cell division protein FtsA, which yields MYTEPEIIVGLDLGTSKIAVVVAERDSRFQDAQIIGIGSAPSLGIRKGLIVNLEQAVQAVRMAVQDAEKMVGFEIDEATVAFSGIDATSITSRGMVSLGRVPRQVGIQDIERVIEAAQSELSVPSNRVTLHTIPVKYSLDGNSGIDDPLGMTGIRLEIELQSVIVPTSVIQNIINCVESAGLNVNGLVIKSLASALGSLTDEETRTGAVSLCVGGGTTGVALFSDGRPVRLTVIPIGGDHITNDLAYVLKIPISKAENIKHQISLILDENDDTVEVEARGRTKLLEVSEAVDVVSCRLEELFVDHVLKTFSDQNVHMFPAGIVLSGGVAKTGGIETFTTEVMNLPVRIADPLDSFQMPPGRNDCEYTTSSGIIRYIMNKERNPYRYIEAPIEVLRSGGMSAYMAAKRGGQQRNTKSASGGEGFRHFLEMVKKSIKELF from the coding sequence GTGTACACAGAGCCAGAAATAATAGTGGGGCTGGATCTAGGTACCAGTAAAATAGCAGTTGTTGTAGCGGAAAGGGATTCCCGTTTCCAGGATGCCCAGATTATAGGTATTGGCTCAGCTCCTTCTTTGGGTATCCGCAAGGGACTTATTGTAAACCTGGAACAGGCGGTGCAAGCTGTACGGATGGCAGTACAGGATGCTGAAAAAATGGTTGGTTTCGAAATCGACGAGGCGACTGTGGCTTTTAGTGGCATTGACGCTACAAGTATAACGTCGAGAGGTATGGTTTCCTTGGGGCGAGTACCTCGACAAGTAGGCATCCAGGACATTGAGCGTGTTATTGAAGCGGCCCAGAGTGAGCTTTCGGTTCCTTCAAATCGCGTGACTCTCCATACCATCCCAGTAAAATACTCCCTTGATGGAAACAGCGGTATAGATGATCCCCTTGGAATGACGGGAATACGTCTGGAAATTGAACTGCAGTCAGTGATCGTACCTACATCTGTTATACAGAATATTATTAATTGTGTTGAGAGCGCAGGATTGAATGTCAACGGACTTGTGATTAAATCTCTGGCTAGCGCCCTTGGTTCCCTTACGGATGAAGAAACACGTACCGGTGCGGTTTCCCTCTGCGTTGGAGGAGGCACAACCGGAGTGGCTCTCTTTTCTGACGGACGTCCTGTCCGACTTACAGTTATCCCCATTGGCGGAGACCATATAACTAATGATCTAGCTTATGTGCTTAAAATTCCTATCAGCAAAGCTGAAAACATCAAACATCAGATTTCTCTTATTCTCGATGAAAATGATGATACGGTAGAAGTTGAAGCGCGGGGACGAACAAAGCTTCTTGAGGTTTCAGAGGCTGTTGATGTGGTTTCTTGCCGTCTTGAAGAGCTTTTTGTTGATCATGTGTTAAAGACCTTTTCCGACCAGAATGTTCATATGTTTCCAGCGGGGATTGTACTTTCGGGCGGTGTAGCTAAAACAGGCGGGATTGAAACTTTCACTACTGAAGTGATGAATTTGCCAGTTCGTATTGCTGATCCCCTTGATAGTTTTCAAATGCCTCCTGGGCGGAATGATTGTGAGTACACCACTTCTTCCGGAATCATTAGATATATTATGAATAAAGAGCGGAACCCCTATCGGTATATCGAAGCGCCAATTGAGGTTCTTCGATCAGGAGGAATGTCTGCCTACATGGCAGCAAAAAGAGGAGGACAACAGAGAAACACTAAAAGCGCAAGCGGGGGGGAAGGCTTTCGCCATTTCCTCGAGATGGTGAAGAAATCGATTAAAGAACTTTTCTGA
- the ftsZ gene encoding cell division protein FtsZ: protein MEHVFQIDNATRPHRENIKVIGVGGGGGNALNHIIRNGIEGVECIAANTDMAALGLSETKTRVILGRELTRGLGAGADPDVGSEAAKESIEEIRQLISGADMVFLTAGMGGGTGTGATPVIAEIAKESGALVVAVVTNPFSFEGKRRRNYANDGTAILKEKVDALLVVENDRLLEIADKKTGLTEAFKLADEVLRQAVQGVTDLILKPSLINVDFADVRTVMKNAGSAIMGIGEGHGDNRAETAAKAAINSPLMATPMDGAKGILFNITGSSDIGIHEIQLAAEVIKGTADEDATVIWGHTIDESMEDRMKITVIATGFSSEKDRRPPARTAKAVSTSKTTLRSPGVVLEEAEVVSAPEEDLFTMSGVPKNTYDVPSIIRRSSRSSK from the coding sequence ATGGAGCATGTTTTTCAGATAGACAATGCGACACGGCCTCATCGGGAAAATATTAAAGTTATTGGGGTTGGAGGCGGTGGCGGTAATGCTTTAAATCACATTATCCGAAATGGCATTGAGGGTGTGGAATGCATTGCTGCTAATACAGATATGGCAGCTCTCGGGCTTTCTGAAACGAAAACAAGAGTCATTTTGGGAAGAGAACTTACTCGAGGGCTTGGTGCTGGTGCTGACCCAGACGTGGGATCAGAGGCAGCGAAAGAGTCTATAGAAGAGATACGACAGCTCATTTCAGGCGCAGACATGGTTTTCCTTACAGCCGGCATGGGGGGCGGAACGGGAACAGGTGCGACTCCTGTTATCGCAGAAATAGCAAAGGAGTCAGGAGCTCTTGTTGTTGCGGTAGTAACGAACCCTTTCTCTTTTGAAGGGAAGAGAAGAAGGAATTATGCTAACGATGGCACGGCAATCCTTAAAGAGAAAGTAGATGCTCTTCTTGTGGTAGAAAACGATCGTCTCCTTGAAATTGCGGATAAAAAAACAGGTCTGACAGAAGCCTTTAAGCTTGCAGATGAAGTGTTACGTCAGGCGGTTCAGGGAGTGACAGATCTTATCTTAAAGCCCAGCCTTATAAACGTTGACTTCGCTGACGTGAGGACTGTCATGAAAAATGCAGGTTCCGCTATTATGGGGATTGGTGAGGGACATGGGGATAATAGGGCTGAAACTGCGGCAAAAGCTGCTATTAATAGTCCGCTTATGGCCACTCCTATGGATGGCGCAAAGGGAATACTCTTTAATATAACTGGCAGCAGTGATATTGGTATCCACGAAATCCAGCTGGCAGCAGAAGTGATAAAGGGAACTGCAGATGAAGATGCCACAGTAATCTGGGGGCACACCATTGATGAATCTATGGAAGATCGGATGAAAATAACTGTCATTGCGACAGGATTCTCTTCTGAAAAAGATCGACGTCCCCCAGCAAGAACAGCGAAAGCGGTAAGTACCAGTAAAACAACTTTGCGTTCTCCAGGTGTTGTCTTAGAGGAGGCCGAAGTTGTTTCAGCTCCAGAAGAAGATTTATTTACCATGAGCGGCGTTCCCAAAAACACCTATGATGTTCCTTCAATTATCAGAAGGTCGTCACGTTCCTCAAAATAA
- a CDS encoding SPOR domain-containing protein, whose amino-acid sequence MSARENRRQRDKKPMLPFGDLMLPIIGLIAVGLLIVGIKFFFLSEPSREQHKPVIVHEKTTTTAAPSSTVASTADEPPKAAPDKAENAVPVAGSTAPTAPQVAAPVTPQTASEGGTQKPAAVTAESAKVVMAAPAHDGKLITGGVENSAWGVQIGSFKSNESANRLKEKVEKEGYKAFVSKALVSNSTFYRVTVWAGNERGEADKQANQLKQAGHPVLVVRLR is encoded by the coding sequence ATGTCAGCACGTGAGAATCGCAGGCAGAGAGACAAAAAACCGATGCTTCCCTTTGGAGACCTGATGCTTCCTATTATTGGACTCATAGCTGTAGGTCTCTTAATTGTGGGCATCAAATTCTTTTTTCTTTCAGAGCCTTCTCGGGAACAACATAAGCCGGTTATAGTTCATGAAAAAACGACTACGACGGCGGCCCCATCTTCAACAGTCGCATCTACAGCTGATGAGCCCCCTAAAGCCGCACCTGACAAAGCTGAAAATGCTGTTCCAGTGGCGGGATCTACAGCTCCAACTGCTCCCCAGGTTGCAGCACCTGTTACCCCCCAGACCGCATCGGAAGGCGGAACGCAGAAACCTGCTGCTGTAACTGCTGAAAGCGCAAAAGTGGTCATGGCTGCTCCAGCTCATGATGGGAAACTCATAACTGGGGGAGTGGAGAATAGTGCCTGGGGTGTCCAGATAGGCTCTTTTAAGAGCAATGAATCGGCGAACCGCTTAAAGGAAAAAGTTGAAAAAGAAGGGTATAAGGCCTTTGTGTCCAAGGCTCTTGTCAGCAACAGCACTTTTTACAGAGTGACAGTCTGGGCTGGAAATGAAAGAGGTGAAGCTGACAAACAGGCAAATCAATTAAAGCAGGCAGGCCATCCTGTTCTTGTCGTTCGTCTGCGATAG
- a CDS encoding molybdopterin molybdotransferase MoeA, giving the protein MSGFVENLTDRLESILKVSEVLRFPWDLSFDLQNIEQCLGGFLAEDIISSIESPPFTRSLRDGYAVLSEDISGATSSYPVYLNLIGEIPMGKVPDKVLNPGETMAIHTGGILPKGADSVVMLEDTATSGPWIEVRKGAQRGENVIYKGEEISLGEKVLCRGDRVSFKTLGILATMGQILVPCLNLKIGIFSTGDEIMEAKTDPLPPGCIRDVNSWVLWSFLKDQGYDVTSLGIIRDTKEALQNALYEALHAFDVILISGGSSVSVRDYCSEVLETLATPGLIVRGVRMSPGKPVLIAGSLKEKKLVMGLPGHPLSCMVAAKVLLIPLLDLIAGRISKKSAFSLETTTDIIGCTGIEKFYPAALRDNRVVPILAKSGYVGALNHSDGLIRLGEEVETVRQGERVEFIPW; this is encoded by the coding sequence ATGTCCGGTTTTGTTGAAAATTTAACAGATCGGTTAGAAAGTATCCTTAAAGTATCTGAGGTCCTACGTTTCCCGTGGGACCTTTCTTTTGACCTTCAAAATATTGAGCAGTGTCTAGGTGGTTTCCTTGCCGAAGATATAATATCTTCGATAGAATCTCCTCCTTTCACAAGAAGTTTGCGGGATGGTTATGCGGTCCTAAGTGAAGACATTTCAGGGGCAACTTCTTCTTATCCAGTTTATCTGAATTTGATTGGTGAAATTCCTATGGGAAAGGTGCCGGACAAGGTTCTTAATCCAGGGGAAACGATGGCTATCCATACAGGAGGAATTTTGCCAAAGGGCGCTGATAGTGTAGTTATGCTCGAAGATACAGCAACAAGCGGCCCTTGGATAGAGGTTCGCAAAGGGGCGCAGAGGGGAGAAAATGTAATTTATAAAGGGGAAGAAATTTCCTTGGGAGAAAAAGTGCTTTGTCGCGGCGACAGAGTATCTTTTAAAACCCTGGGCATTCTTGCTACCATGGGGCAAATCCTAGTGCCTTGTCTGAACCTTAAAATAGGCATATTTAGCACGGGGGACGAAATAATGGAGGCTAAAACAGATCCATTGCCCCCCGGGTGCATTCGAGATGTAAATAGCTGGGTACTTTGGTCTTTTCTCAAAGATCAGGGGTATGATGTGACATCTTTAGGAATTATACGAGATACAAAAGAGGCTTTACAGAACGCTTTATATGAAGCTCTTCATGCATTTGACGTGATCCTCATTAGTGGAGGTTCTTCAGTGAGTGTCAGGGATTATTGTTCTGAAGTGCTCGAAACGTTGGCAACACCAGGATTAATTGTACGAGGGGTTCGAATGTCGCCAGGCAAGCCTGTTTTAATAGCAGGCTCATTAAAAGAGAAGAAATTAGTAATGGGACTCCCAGGTCACCCTCTTTCCTGTATGGTAGCGGCAAAAGTTCTGCTTATTCCCCTTCTTGACCTCATTGCAGGAAGAATATCCAAGAAAAGCGCATTTTCCTTAGAGACAACAACTGATATCATAGGGTGTACAGGTATAGAAAAATTTTATCCCGCAGCGCTGCGGGATAATCGGGTTGTTCCCATCCTGGCTAAATCAGGGTATGTAGGAGCCCTAAACCATTCAGATGGACTTATTCGTTTGGGTGAGGAGGTAGAAACAGTTCGCCAGGGAGAAAGGGTGGAGTTTATACCATGGTGA